The following proteins come from a genomic window of Archocentrus centrarchus isolate MPI-CPG fArcCen1 chromosome 3, fArcCen1, whole genome shotgun sequence:
- the LOC115778189 gene encoding cyclin-dependent kinase-like 5 produces MNKFEVLGIVGEGAYGVVLKCRHKETNELVAIKKFKDSEENEEVKETTLRELKMLRTLKQDNIVELKEAFRRRGKLYLVFEYVERNMLELLEEMPNGAPPDKVRSYIYQLIKAINWCHKNEIVHRDIKPENLLISSEDVLKLCDFGFARNLSEGTDANYTEYVATRWYRSPELLLGAPYGKAVDMWSVGCILGELSDGPPLFPGESEIDQLFTIQKVLGPLPAEQMKLFYNNPRFHGIRFPSVTHPQTLERRYQGILSGLMLDLMKNLLLLNPTERYLTEQSLNHPAFQPLRQAERERPPPASPNPPRSSKRKTHHHGENTVPTRSHSKSTSRRSNSKECSSLPRHGDLHHLGNESFLNGNKPAPSSLSPTLHPKSQYMSQTLNRSVSSSKDLANNNLPHLLSPKESKSKTEFDFNLGPSPKLPDQGHGAKYGHGKSNSSRSQQQQQQQQQQQQQQASRHTFLENKTNTLQSGAEKQHSRHAHSMADSAHGSMSSSSKSSASYLSLSKSHSGLSDAKSVGNLSDGRLHPDDPNSNTTAGVGPSARFFPASCLDLNTPSGPSGPPGSPSTRHSDRSGHSPASRSSGNARMESSTLDSSSRHKSRHKSLAPEDAGAPELMDPGGAGMPSTHTLPSPHESYHYGLGYTSPFSSQQRPQRHSMYVRRERHRPHGAESVMAGLPPPGQAIPTRASSLQLLSPQLQHRTTLAGHSVSSSREDCTDDMTRVSGRKPYKCGGD; encoded by the exons ATGAATAAGTTTGAAGTCCTTGGCATTGTGGGCGAAG GAGCATATGGAGTGGTGCTTAAGTGCAGGCATAAG GAAACCAATGAGCTGGTGGCAATTAAGAAGTTCAAAGACAGTGAAG AAAATGAGGAGGTCAAGGAGACCACTCTTCGGGAGCTGAAGATGCTTCGGACACTGAAGCAGGACAACATCGTGGAACTGAAGGAGGCTTTTCGCAGGCGGGGGAAGCTCTACCTCGTCTTTGAATATGTTGAGAGG AATATGCTGGAGCTATTAGAGGAAATGCCCAATGGTGCACCACCTGATAAAGTCCGCAGCTACATTTATCAGCTCATCAAAGCCATCAACTGGTGTCACAAGAATGAGATTGTGCATAGAG ATATTAAGCCAGAGAACCTCCTTATCAGCTCTGAGGATGTTCTCAAACTTTGTGACTTTG GTTTTGCTCGTAACCTGTCTGAAGGAACAGATGCCAACTACACTGAGTATGTGGCCACAAGGTGGTACCGCTCACCTGAGCTGCTGCTGGG tgCTCCTTATGGAAAGGCAGTGGACATGTGGTCGGTGGGGTGTATCCTCGGGGAGCTGAGTGATGGCCCGCCCTTGTTTCCAGGGGAAAGCGAGATTGATCAG CTTTTCACCATTCAGAAGGTTTTGGGGCCACTTCCTGCAGAACAGATGAAACTCTTCTACAACAACCCTCGATTTCATGGAATCAGG TTTCCATCAGTTACTCATCCTCAGACTTTGGAGAGACGTTACCAAGGCATCTTGAGTGGTTTGATGTTGGACTTGATGAAG AATCTGTTGCTGCTAAACCCTACTGAGCGTTACCTAACAGAGCAGAGTTTGAACCATCCAGCCTTCCAGCCTctgaggcaggcagagagagagaggcctccGCCTGCATCTCCCAACCCGCCACGCTCCTCCAAGAGAAAAACACACCATCATGGCGAGAACACAGTTCCTACAAG GAGTCACAGTAAGAGTACAAGTCGTCGTTCCAATAGCAAAGAATGTTCCAGCCTCCCTCGCCACGGAGACCTCCATCACCTCGGCAATGAGAGTTTTCTCAATGGCAACAAACCGGCGCCATCCAGTTTAAGTCCAACACTGCACCCCAAGAGCCAGTACATGTCCCAGACCCTTAATCGTTCTGTCtcatccagcaaagacctggcTAACAACAACCTGCCACACCTCCTGAGTCCCAAAGAATCTAAAAGCAAGACAGAGTTTGACTTCAATTTGGGGCCCTCCCCAAAGCTGCCAGACCAGGGACATGGAGCGAAATATGGTCACGGCAAATCCAACTCCTCTCGCtctcagcagcaacagcagcaacagcagcagcagcagcagcagcaggccagTCGCCACACTTTCctggaaaacaaaactaacacacTACAGTCtggagcagaaaaacaacacagcCGACATGCCCACAGTATGGCTGACTCTGCCCACGGGTCTATGTCCTCATCCTCTAAGAGTTCAGCGTCTTATCTCAGCCTGTCCAAGAGCCACAGTGGGCTAAGTGATGCCAAATCTGTGGGGAATCTCAGCGATGGTCGACTCCACCCAGATGACCCAAACTCTAACACGACAGCTGGAGTGGGACCCAGTGCCCGCTTCTTCCCTGCCAGCTGTTTGGACCTCAACACCCCTTCAGGTCCCTCTGGGCCTCCTGGGAGCCCCTCTACCCGACACAGTGATCGATCTGGACACAGTCCCGCCTCTCGTAGCAGCGGCAACGCCCGCATGGAGAGCAGCACACTGGACTCTTCATCCAGACACAAATCCAGACATAAATCTTTAGCTCCAG AGGATGCTGGGGCTCCAGAGCTCATGGACCCAGGAGGAGCAGGGATGCCCTCCACTCACACTCTGCCTTCCCCTCATGAGTCTTATCATTACGGACTCGGCTATACCTCGCCTTTCTCCTCTCAGCAGCGGCCGCAGCGTCACTCCATGTATGTGAGAAGGGAACGCCACCGACCCCACGGGGCAGAGAGCGTAATGGCAGGCTTGCCTCCACCGGGGCAAGCGATACCAACACGAGCGAGTAGCCTGCAGCTCCTCTCtccacagctgcagcacaggACCACCCTCGCTGGACACTCAGTGAGCTCTTCAAGAGAGGACTGCACGGACGACATGACGAGGGTTAGTGGCAGAAAGCCTTACAAGTGTGGTGGGGACTGA